A region of Streptomyces paludis DNA encodes the following proteins:
- a CDS encoding MFS transporter yields MPLLAVCLGTFMLLIDVTIVSVALPQMSDSLGASFSAMQWVVDIYVLVLAALLMALGSLSDLAGARRVYLAGLVVFALASLACGLAGSSETLIAARGVQGLGAAAMFATNTALLAGNYQGRDRGVAFGMWGAVNGAAAAAGPIIGGLLTEHLDWRWIFYVNLPVAAIALYIGANHLAASATRADRRVDLPGTVSFTLVATLLIFALIHAGEEGWAGGTTLALFGGSALALVAFVLVERGRRDPMLDLGLLRTPSFAALMAGAVVFSAAAFANLVFVSVWAQSVLDFSPVKAGLILMPFSGMSFLAAGLAGRFLANMPPQYPIGGGLLLIGIGSFLEMFLTGTSGWTAMLAGFLVAGVGVGIASPILASAALAAAPADRAGMAGGAANTFRQLGFALGIPAVGTLLSGTVAVKLADSGLFTDTDTTATLVTGGQSAAVIAELPAESRAAAERVVEDAYAAGLDRVFLAGGLVAVLAGVLVLLLVRPSVRQPGTETSVPVREGELRAG; encoded by the coding sequence ATGCCACTACTGGCCGTGTGCCTGGGCACCTTCATGCTGTTGATCGACGTGACCATCGTGAGTGTCGCGCTGCCCCAGATGTCCGACTCGCTCGGCGCGTCGTTCTCCGCCATGCAGTGGGTCGTCGATATCTATGTCCTCGTGCTCGCCGCGCTGCTCATGGCGCTCGGCTCGCTCTCCGACCTCGCGGGCGCCCGCCGCGTCTATCTGGCCGGGCTCGTCGTCTTCGCGCTCGCCTCGCTCGCCTGCGGCCTGGCCGGCAGCAGCGAGACCCTGATCGCCGCGCGCGGTGTGCAGGGTCTCGGCGCGGCGGCCATGTTCGCCACCAACACCGCCCTCCTGGCGGGCAATTACCAGGGCCGTGACCGCGGCGTCGCGTTCGGCATGTGGGGCGCGGTCAACGGCGCCGCCGCCGCGGCCGGCCCGATCATCGGCGGTCTGCTCACCGAACACCTCGACTGGCGCTGGATCTTCTACGTGAACCTGCCGGTCGCCGCGATCGCCCTCTACATCGGCGCCAACCACCTCGCCGCGTCGGCCACCCGCGCCGACCGCCGGGTGGACCTGCCCGGCACGGTCAGCTTCACCCTCGTCGCCACGCTGCTCATCTTCGCCCTGATCCACGCGGGCGAGGAGGGCTGGGCGGGCGGCACCACCCTCGCCCTCTTCGGCGGCTCGGCCCTCGCGCTGGTGGCCTTCGTCCTCGTCGAACGGGGCCGCCGCGACCCGATGCTCGACCTGGGGCTCCTGCGTACCCCGTCCTTCGCCGCACTCATGGCCGGCGCCGTCGTCTTCAGCGCCGCCGCCTTCGCCAACCTGGTCTTCGTGTCGGTGTGGGCGCAGTCGGTCCTCGACTTCAGCCCCGTGAAGGCCGGACTGATCCTCATGCCCTTCAGCGGTATGTCCTTCCTCGCCGCCGGTCTGGCCGGTCGTTTTCTCGCCAACATGCCGCCGCAGTACCCGATCGGGGGCGGCCTGCTGCTGATCGGCATCGGCTCGTTCCTGGAGATGTTCCTCACCGGCACCTCCGGCTGGACCGCGATGCTGGCCGGCTTCCTGGTGGCGGGCGTCGGCGTCGGAATCGCCTCGCCCATCCTGGCCTCCGCCGCGCTCGCCGCCGCCCCGGCCGACCGCGCGGGCATGGCCGGCGGCGCCGCCAACACCTTCCGCCAGCTGGGCTTCGCCCTCGGCATCCCGGCCGTGGGCACCCTGCTGTCCGGAACCGTCGCGGTCAAGCTGGCCGACAGCGGCCTGTTCACCGACACGGACACCACTGCCACACTGGTCACCGGCGGACAGTCCGCCGCCGTGATCGCCGAACTCCCCGCCGAGTCCCGCGCCGCGGCCGAGCGGGTTGTCGAGGACGCCTACGCCGCCGGCCTCGACCGGGTCTTCCTGGCCGGGGGACTGGTCGCGGTCCTCGCGGGCGTCCTCGTCCTGCTCCTGGTCCGGCCCTCCGTCCGGCAGCCCGGAACCGAGACGTCCGTTCCGGTAAGGGAGGGCGAACTCCGGGCCGGGTGA
- a CDS encoding acyl carrier protein — MAKITAEEAQKWLIDEIAQRLGTDPSEVPADQYFDELDLDSTTALIIAGEMENWLGFELGSTALWYHPTIEALAAHIAEESERHITAA; from the coding sequence ATGGCGAAAATCACGGCCGAGGAGGCCCAGAAGTGGCTGATCGACGAGATCGCACAGCGACTGGGCACTGACCCGTCCGAGGTCCCCGCGGACCAGTACTTCGACGAACTCGACCTCGACAGCACCACCGCACTGATCATCGCGGGCGAGATGGAGAACTGGCTGGGCTTTGAACTGGGCAGCACCGCGCTCTGGTACCACCCGACCATCGAGGCCCTCGCGGCGCACATCGCCGAGGAGTCCGAGCGGCACATCACCGCGGCGTGA
- a CDS encoding BTAD domain-containing putative transcriptional regulator, whose translation MTEGYEGEGLRAARIRAGLTQEEVARRAGISIRTVRHIERGHVRNPRHESLNRVARAVGYELPPARAPRTAGPHTDRSRVCEIRLLGPPTVLYAGTPVAMPPKLRALLGLLAVQPDQIVRHDEMADVLWPDEVPPGYANLLHTYAARLRRIFDRETRRRESGHRIGTVRGGYVFNSSGAWLDLRDFEERVARAKRTEASDPLGALELYGQALRGRRGRLLQDVPQLWQHPAAVRVAQHHVDVAIDCADLALGLGRPALAAEHLAAAAHDEPLHESLQARMMLALAGSGRRAAALHLFSDLRARLRQELGVEPSDELWRACHTVLTADRAQPAPPAGPVTGTFLPPNAADRPPTGREPGREPGREPGRRLLDKPPRGGLPVPRFLQITTAPAQLPPLSTPFVGRERQLDTLDTLTRRLRGDGASVAVAVVHGPPETGKTVLAVRWARGRSADFPDGQLYADLRGSTDRPVPVATVLARMLRSLGVHDAWLPDDPDEAAVLFRSLTAGRRFLVLLDDVTDPGQVRPLLPGTPGSLVLVTSRVPLMELVIRENAVPVPVGALSPAESYALVEAYLGATRTAADPGATARLIALCGNLPVPLRTAAARIAGYGPVPLRAAVADRAAPQADTDADSALPS comes from the coding sequence ATGACTGAAGGGTACGAGGGAGAAGGACTGAGAGCCGCTCGCATCAGAGCGGGTTTGACCCAGGAAGAGGTGGCGCGCCGCGCCGGCATCAGCATACGGACGGTCCGGCACATCGAGCGCGGCCACGTACGCAACCCCCGCCACGAATCCCTGAACCGGGTGGCCCGCGCCGTCGGATACGAACTGCCCCCCGCGCGCGCCCCCCGTACCGCCGGCCCGCACACCGACCGGTCCCGCGTCTGCGAGATACGGCTGCTGGGCCCGCCGACCGTCCTGTACGCCGGGACACCGGTGGCCATGCCGCCCAAACTCCGCGCCCTGCTCGGCCTGCTGGCCGTCCAGCCGGACCAGATCGTCCGGCACGACGAGATGGCCGACGTCCTGTGGCCCGACGAAGTGCCCCCCGGCTACGCCAACCTCCTGCACACCTACGCCGCCCGGCTGCGCCGTATCTTCGACCGCGAGACCCGCCGCCGCGAGAGCGGACACCGGATCGGGACCGTCCGCGGCGGCTATGTCTTCAACAGCTCCGGCGCCTGGCTCGACCTGCGCGACTTCGAGGAACGCGTCGCCCGCGCCAAGCGGACGGAGGCGTCCGACCCGCTGGGCGCGCTGGAGCTGTACGGCCAGGCGCTGCGTGGCAGACGGGGCAGGCTCCTCCAGGACGTACCCCAGCTGTGGCAGCATCCCGCCGCCGTCCGGGTCGCCCAGCACCATGTGGACGTCGCCATCGACTGCGCCGATCTGGCCCTCGGACTCGGCCGGCCCGCCCTGGCCGCGGAGCATCTCGCCGCCGCCGCGCACGACGAGCCGCTGCACGAGTCGCTCCAGGCCCGGATGATGCTCGCGCTGGCCGGCTCCGGCCGCCGCGCCGCCGCCCTGCACCTCTTCTCCGACCTGCGCGCGCGGCTGCGGCAGGAGCTGGGCGTGGAGCCGAGCGACGAGCTGTGGCGGGCCTGCCACACCGTCCTGACGGCGGACAGGGCGCAGCCGGCACCGCCGGCCGGCCCGGTCACCGGCACCTTCCTCCCGCCGAACGCGGCCGACCGGCCGCCGACCGGCAGAGAGCCGGGCAGGGAGCCGGGCAGGGAGCCGGGCAGGCGCCTTCTGGACAAGCCCCCGCGCGGCGGTCTCCCGGTGCCCCGGTTCCTCCAGATCACCACCGCCCCGGCCCAACTGCCCCCTCTCTCCACCCCGTTCGTCGGAAGAGAGCGGCAACTGGACACCCTGGACACGCTGACACGGCGGCTGCGCGGCGACGGCGCCTCCGTGGCCGTCGCGGTGGTGCACGGCCCGCCCGAGACCGGCAAGACCGTGCTCGCCGTACGCTGGGCCCGCGGCCGGAGCGCCGACTTCCCCGACGGCCAGCTCTACGCCGACCTGCGGGGCAGCACCGACCGGCCGGTACCCGTCGCCACCGTCCTCGCCCGTATGCTGCGCTCCCTCGGCGTGCACGACGCCTGGCTCCCGGACGACCCGGACGAGGCGGCCGTGCTCTTCCGCAGCCTCACCGCCGGCCGCCGCTTCCTGGTGCTGCTGGACGATGTCACCGACCCCGGACAGGTCCGCCCCCTGCTGCCCGGCACCCCCGGCAGCCTGGTGCTGGTCACCAGCCGGGTCCCGCTGATGGAGCTGGTCATCCGGGAGAACGCCGTCCCCGTCCCCGTCGGCGCGCTCTCGCCCGCGGAGTCGTACGCCCTCGTCGAGGCGTACCTGGGCGCGACACGCACCGCCGCCGACCCCGGCGCGACCGCCCGGCTGATCGCGCTCTGCGGCAATCTGCCGGTCCCCCTGCGCACGGCCGCCGCCCGGATCGCCGGATACGGACCGGTCCCCCTGCGCGCCGCCGTCGCCGACCGCGCTGCTCCGCAGGCTGACACGGACGCTGACAGCGCCCTCCCGAGCTGA
- a CDS encoding type I polyketide synthase codes for MNSSQESDLDRRLARDPIAIVGLSALFPKSSNLREFWSNVVSAADCIDDVPAGHWDIDEHYDPDPTVPDKTYAKRGGFIPDTPFNPLEFGLPPNTLEVTDVLQLLSLVVARDLLKDAGADQPWYDKSRTGVVLGITGANQLTQPLTARLQSGVLKEVVRSCGLSQRDADEIVAKFRLAYAPWEENSFPGMLGNVVAGRIANRFDLGGINMTIDAACASSLGAVRAAASELVEHRADTMLVGGCDAENTIFMYLCFSKTPALSKSGHIRPFDKNADGTLIGEGIGMLALRRLSDAERDGNQIYAVLRGIGTSSDGRFKSIYAPRKEGQMVALRRAYEDADCSPASVELFEAHGTGTAVGDATELSALAAVVSEATDSTRYAALGSIKSQIGHTKAAAGAAGMIKLALALHHKVLPPTINVAEPNPAIDFTSGPVYVNTEARPWIRTPERPERRAALSSFGFGGTNFHVVMEEYGEGDDLRVSFPVSTVHLWHAPDTAALAEALAADAAPTGGPAPAGHARVAFAARTGREATALRELALAELRARPDADTWSHPKGVHFRRTAAPAGKVAALFAGQGSQYVNLGRGAVMALPPLRAAFDAANRHFEDAEPLSRFAFPPPAFGAAEADGQETALRATAYAQPAIGALSAGQFRYLTELGFRAEGFLGHSFGELTALWAAGALTDDAFHALARARGKAMSPPPDTGFDAGAMAAVSATEERVAELLADRTGVLVCNRNAPDQTVVGGPTEEIERLIAAAGAAGLRARRLPVSAAFHTPLVGHAVEAFRADVARFEVGAPNGTVFANTRGATYGDDVDANRTVLAEQLINPVDFSTRVEEMYAAGYRVFVEFGPKSVLTQLVRRVLGDREHTVLALDAGPGKDADTALKQAVAQLAVLGLPLATADRYVAPPVEPTRAKGMSILLNGINYVAPERRAAYRDAIENGYRVAVPTLPGGGGAVRPAPAIAASAPAAPVAPAVAPAPAPAPVPVPALAHAAAPAPASAPAGTGPAPAPVAARTPVPVASAPTPAPAPTVMETAHVDSDRLADLVADHLTLHDDYLTSQLQSAERLTSLLERAAEQDRLGQVLPGINAVKEHGLDIGRSHLRANEILRDLAGLELGTAAPAAPRAPAAAPAPALAPRTAPAALPAPVPAAPATPALAPALAPAPQALASTAALTPAPAPAPAAPAPAPAVETAGVESVLLEVVGQKTGYPADMLDLDMDVEADLGIDSIKRVEIMGVMQERFGGGVAAGPEQLAELRTLRDIVGFMAGGSAASGGVVSVPVSASAPVVDAASVEAALLEVVGQKTGYPADMLDLDMDVEADLGIDSIKRVEIMGVMQERFGGGVAAGPEQLAELRTLRDIVGFMAGGSAASGGVVSVPVSASAPVVDAASVEAALLEVVGQKTGYPADMLDLDMDVEADLGIDSIKRVEIMGVMQERFGSGVAAGPEQLAELRTLRHIVDFMAGGPAESGPGAAASATRPPAAAAPADRPEGGIGRAQAALVELPVPDLLVDAYPKGSGALVVDDGSELAPALAARLIGAGRHVHVLRLPGVPQRITGVKDHSLTGWGVTELAERMELVLADRISLVVDLSAAHYPDWSDGTRRLAHTLLVAKHAVEPLTAAVDAGRAAFVAVTRLDGSFGLGGVDEELAPAAGVAGLVKTLAVEAPRLFCRTVDLAPALTAEAGAALVLGEVHDAVPDITQAGHDGTRRVGLGLAERPAGPASADVPALTSDDLIVVTGGGRGITAACVTELARRHRPGLLLLGRTAPEDEPAWAQGVEEGALKAAAAAELKASGEKPTPKRVEQLARAVVGAREIRGTLADLRAAGSTAEYLAVDITDPAATAAALAPYRERVTGLVHGAGVLADQLIANKKASEIERVFAPKLAGLRVVSGALDADRLRHLVLFSSVAGFFGNRGQSDYAMANEVLNAWASSWKLRHPAARVTSLNWGAWDSGMVSPEIKAVFRERGITLIPVETGARLFTEQFDTGRAADVVTVLGPTTPLSEPERPAPGTITVERTLDGLTGHPLVTDHVIGDAPVLPAVVALGWAIGAVERAHGAEVRQIRDFDVHKGIVLDAGRPDRLALTMTPADGTVQVAIRSTDGKGAVCPHYAAVAVPGTAPATAAPVTGLPALGGGRDAEGLYTDGTLFHGPALRGVRRILAEDEARLVLQCELAELSPEGGAFGGSRFAPGTADLLLQAGLVWVRLFKGTASLPLGAARVDLHRALPDGEPFLITVEPAGDGGSTTTLLTLTACAPDGEVLARFDGVRVVSAPQLAAKFISG; via the coding sequence GTGAACTCTTCGCAGGAATCCGACCTCGACCGTCGGCTCGCCCGGGACCCCATCGCCATCGTCGGCCTCTCCGCGCTCTTTCCCAAGTCCAGCAATCTGCGGGAGTTCTGGTCGAACGTCGTCTCGGCCGCCGACTGCATCGACGACGTACCCGCCGGTCACTGGGACATCGACGAGCACTACGACCCCGACCCCACCGTGCCGGACAAGACGTACGCCAAGCGCGGCGGATTCATCCCCGACACCCCGTTCAACCCACTGGAGTTCGGGCTGCCGCCCAACACCCTGGAGGTCACGGACGTCCTCCAGCTGCTCAGCCTGGTCGTCGCCCGCGACCTGCTGAAGGACGCCGGCGCCGACCAGCCCTGGTACGACAAGTCACGCACCGGTGTCGTCCTCGGTATCACCGGCGCCAACCAGCTCACCCAGCCGCTCACCGCGCGCCTCCAGAGCGGTGTGCTCAAGGAGGTCGTCCGCAGCTGCGGCCTCTCCCAGCGGGACGCCGACGAGATCGTCGCCAAGTTCCGCCTCGCGTACGCGCCCTGGGAGGAGAACTCCTTCCCCGGCATGCTCGGCAACGTCGTCGCCGGCCGGATCGCCAACCGGTTCGACCTCGGCGGCATCAACATGACGATCGACGCCGCCTGCGCCAGCTCCCTCGGCGCGGTCCGCGCCGCCGCCAGCGAACTGGTCGAACACCGCGCCGACACCATGCTGGTCGGCGGCTGCGACGCCGAGAACACGATCTTCATGTACCTGTGCTTCAGCAAGACACCCGCCCTGTCGAAGTCCGGGCACATCCGCCCGTTCGACAAGAACGCCGACGGCACGCTCATCGGCGAGGGCATCGGCATGCTGGCCCTGCGCCGCCTCTCCGACGCGGAGCGCGACGGCAACCAGATCTACGCCGTACTGCGCGGCATCGGCACCTCCAGCGACGGCCGCTTCAAGTCCATCTACGCGCCGCGCAAGGAGGGCCAGATGGTCGCCCTCCGCCGCGCCTACGAGGACGCCGACTGCTCACCGGCGAGCGTCGAACTCTTCGAGGCACACGGCACCGGCACCGCCGTCGGTGACGCCACCGAACTCAGCGCGCTCGCCGCCGTGGTCTCCGAGGCCACCGACAGCACCCGCTACGCGGCCCTCGGCAGCATCAAGTCGCAGATCGGGCACACCAAGGCCGCGGCCGGCGCGGCGGGCATGATCAAGCTCGCCCTCGCCCTGCACCACAAGGTGCTGCCGCCGACCATCAACGTGGCGGAGCCCAACCCCGCCATCGACTTCACCTCGGGCCCGGTCTATGTCAACACCGAGGCCCGGCCCTGGATCCGTACCCCGGAGCGGCCCGAACGGCGCGCCGCGCTCTCCTCGTTCGGCTTCGGCGGCACCAACTTCCATGTCGTCATGGAGGAGTACGGCGAGGGCGACGACCTGCGCGTCTCCTTCCCCGTGAGCACGGTGCACCTGTGGCACGCGCCCGACACCGCCGCGCTGGCCGAGGCGCTCGCCGCCGACGCGGCCCCCACCGGCGGCCCGGCCCCCGCCGGCCACGCGCGCGTCGCCTTCGCCGCCCGCACCGGGCGCGAGGCCACCGCGCTGCGGGAACTCGCCCTCGCCGAACTGCGCGCCCGCCCCGACGCCGACACCTGGTCCCACCCCAAGGGCGTCCACTTCCGCCGCACCGCAGCGCCGGCCGGCAAGGTCGCCGCGCTGTTCGCCGGGCAGGGCAGCCAGTACGTCAACCTCGGCCGGGGCGCCGTGATGGCGCTGCCGCCGCTGCGCGCCGCCTTCGACGCCGCCAACCGGCACTTCGAGGACGCCGAGCCGCTCTCCCGCTTCGCCTTCCCGCCGCCCGCCTTCGGCGCCGCCGAGGCCGACGGGCAGGAGACCGCGCTGCGCGCCACCGCGTACGCCCAGCCCGCCATCGGCGCGCTGTCGGCCGGCCAGTTCCGCTATCTCACCGAACTCGGCTTCCGGGCCGAGGGGTTCCTCGGCCACAGCTTCGGCGAGCTGACCGCCCTGTGGGCCGCCGGAGCCCTCACCGACGACGCCTTCCACGCCCTGGCCCGGGCCCGCGGCAAGGCGATGTCACCGCCCCCGGACACCGGCTTCGACGCCGGCGCCATGGCCGCCGTCTCCGCCACCGAGGAGCGGGTGGCCGAGCTGCTCGCCGACCGTACCGGTGTGCTGGTCTGCAACCGCAACGCGCCCGACCAGACCGTGGTCGGCGGTCCCACCGAGGAGATCGAGCGCCTGATCGCCGCCGCCGGGGCGGCCGGGCTGCGCGCCCGCCGGCTGCCCGTCTCGGCCGCCTTCCACACTCCCCTCGTCGGCCACGCCGTGGAGGCGTTCCGCGCCGACGTCGCGCGGTTCGAGGTGGGCGCGCCGAACGGCACGGTCTTCGCCAACACCAGGGGCGCCACGTACGGCGACGACGTCGACGCCAACCGTACGGTCCTCGCCGAACAGCTCATCAACCCCGTCGACTTCTCCACCCGCGTGGAGGAGATGTACGCGGCCGGGTACCGGGTCTTCGTCGAGTTCGGGCCCAAGAGTGTGCTCACCCAGCTGGTACGGCGCGTCCTGGGCGACCGGGAACACACCGTGCTCGCGCTGGACGCAGGACCCGGCAAGGACGCGGACACCGCCCTCAAGCAGGCCGTCGCCCAACTGGCCGTCCTCGGACTGCCACTGGCCACCGCCGACCGCTATGTCGCGCCGCCGGTCGAGCCGACCCGGGCCAAGGGCATGTCGATCCTCCTGAACGGCATCAACTACGTCGCGCCCGAGCGCCGGGCGGCCTACCGGGACGCCATCGAGAACGGCTACCGCGTGGCCGTCCCCACCCTGCCCGGCGGCGGGGGTGCCGTACGGCCGGCGCCCGCGATCGCGGCGAGCGCGCCTGCCGCGCCTGTCGCGCCTGCCGTCGCCCCGGCACCGGCCCCGGCGCCCGTACCGGTTCCCGCGCTCGCGCATGCCGCGGCTCCGGCCCCGGCCTCCGCTCCGGCCGGCACCGGACCGGCGCCCGCACCGGTGGCCGCGCGGACACCCGTTCCCGTGGCATCCGCCCCGACTCCCGCTCCGGCTCCCACCGTCATGGAGACAGCTCACGTGGACAGTGACCGCCTGGCCGATCTCGTGGCCGACCATCTCACCCTGCACGACGACTATCTGACCAGCCAGTTGCAGAGCGCCGAGCGCCTCACGAGCCTGCTGGAGCGTGCCGCCGAGCAGGACCGGCTCGGCCAGGTCCTGCCCGGGATCAACGCCGTGAAGGAACACGGGCTGGACATCGGCCGCAGCCATCTGCGGGCCAACGAGATCCTGCGCGACCTCGCCGGCCTGGAGCTGGGCACGGCGGCCCCCGCTGCGCCCCGCGCCCCCGCCGCCGCCCCGGCGCCCGCCCTCGCCCCCCGGACCGCCCCGGCCGCACTGCCGGCCCCGGTCCCGGCCGCGCCCGCCACCCCGGCCCTCGCCCCGGCCCTGGCACCCGCCCCCCAGGCCCTGGCCTCGACCGCGGCCCTGACTCCCGCGCCCGCCCCGGCCCCCGCGGCGCCCGCTCCGGCTCCCGCGGTGGAGACCGCCGGTGTGGAGTCGGTGTTGTTGGAGGTGGTGGGTCAGAAGACGGGTTATCCGGCGGACATGTTGGATCTGGACATGGATGTCGAGGCGGATTTGGGGATCGACTCGATCAAGCGTGTGGAGATCATGGGGGTGATGCAGGAGCGGTTCGGTGGTGGTGTGGCGGCCGGTCCTGAGCAGCTCGCGGAGTTGCGTACGTTGCGTGACATTGTGGGGTTCATGGCGGGTGGTTCCGCTGCGTCGGGTGGTGTGGTTTCCGTGCCGGTGTCGGCTTCGGCTCCTGTGGTGGACGCTGCTTCTGTGGAGGCTGCGCTGCTGGAGGTGGTGGGTCAGAAGACGGGTTATCCGGCGGACATGTTGGATCTGGACATGGATGTCGAGGCGGATTTGGGGATCGACTCGATCAAGCGTGTGGAGATCATGGGGGTGATGCAGGAGCGGTTCGGTGGTGGTGTGGCGGCCGGTCCTGAGCAGCTCGCGGAGTTGCGTACGTTGCGTGACATTGTGGGGTTCATGGCGGGTGGTTCCGCTGCGTCGGGTGGTGTGGTTTCCGTGCCGGTGTCGGCTTCGGCTCCTGTGGTGGACGCTGCTTCTGTGGAGGCTGCGCTGCTGGAGGTGGTGGGTCAGAAGACGGGTTATCCGGCGGACATGTTGGATCTGGACATGGATGTCGAGGCGGATTTGGGGATCGACTCGATCAAGCGTGTGGAGATCATGGGGGTGATGCAGGAGCGCTTCGGCAGCGGTGTCGCGGCCGGTCCTGAGCAGCTCGCCGAGCTGCGCACGCTCCGTCACATCGTGGACTTCATGGCCGGCGGCCCCGCCGAGTCCGGGCCCGGCGCGGCGGCCTCCGCCACGCGGCCCCCGGCCGCCGCCGCACCGGCCGACCGGCCGGAGGGCGGCATCGGCCGCGCGCAGGCCGCGCTCGTCGAACTGCCCGTCCCCGACCTGCTGGTCGACGCCTACCCCAAGGGCTCCGGCGCGCTCGTCGTCGACGACGGCTCGGAGCTGGCCCCCGCGCTGGCGGCCCGGCTCATCGGCGCCGGACGCCATGTGCACGTCCTGCGGCTGCCCGGGGTGCCCCAGCGCATCACCGGCGTCAAGGACCACTCCCTGACCGGCTGGGGTGTGACGGAGCTGGCCGAGCGGATGGAGCTGGTACTCGCCGACCGGATCAGCCTCGTCGTCGACCTCTCCGCCGCCCACTACCCGGACTGGTCCGACGGCACCCGCCGGCTCGCGCACACCCTGCTCGTCGCCAAGCACGCCGTCGAGCCGCTGACCGCCGCCGTCGACGCGGGGCGCGCCGCCTTCGTCGCCGTGACCCGGCTCGACGGCTCCTTCGGCCTCGGCGGCGTGGACGAGGAGCTGGCCCCCGCCGCCGGTGTGGCCGGTCTGGTCAAGACGCTGGCCGTGGAGGCGCCCCGGCTGTTCTGCCGGACCGTCGACCTCGCCCCGGCGCTCACCGCAGAGGCCGGCGCCGCCCTCGTCCTGGGCGAGGTCCACGACGCCGTCCCGGACATCACCCAGGCCGGCCACGACGGCACCCGCCGCGTCGGACTCGGACTCGCCGAGCGGCCGGCCGGCCCGGCGTCGGCCGACGTCCCCGCGCTCACCTCCGACGACCTCATCGTCGTCACCGGCGGCGGGCGCGGCATCACCGCCGCCTGCGTCACCGAACTGGCCCGCCGCCACCGCCCCGGCCTGCTGCTGCTCGGCCGCACCGCGCCCGAGGACGAACCCGCCTGGGCCCAGGGCGTCGAGGAGGGCGCGCTGAAGGCCGCCGCCGCCGCGGAGCTGAAGGCATCGGGGGAGAAGCCCACCCCCAAGCGCGTCGAGCAGCTCGCCCGCGCCGTGGTCGGCGCCCGGGAGATCCGGGGGACCCTGGCGGACCTGCGCGCCGCCGGGAGCACCGCCGAGTACCTGGCCGTCGACATCACCGACCCGGCCGCCACGGCCGCCGCGCTCGCCCCGTACCGGGAGCGTGTGACCGGTCTGGTGCACGGCGCCGGGGTCCTGGCCGACCAGCTCATCGCCAACAAGAAGGCATCCGAGATCGAGCGGGTCTTCGCCCCGAAGCTGGCCGGACTGCGTGTGGTGTCCGGCGCCCTGGACGCCGACCGGCTGCGCCACCTCGTGCTGTTCTCCTCCGTCGCCGGATTCTTCGGCAACCGGGGCCAGTCCGACTACGCCATGGCCAACGAGGTCCTCAACGCCTGGGCCTCCTCCTGGAAGCTGCGCCACCCCGCCGCCCGGGTCACCTCCCTCAACTGGGGCGCCTGGGACAGCGGCATGGTCTCCCCGGAGATCAAGGCCGTCTTCCGGGAGCGCGGCATCACCCTGATCCCGGTGGAGACCGGCGCCCGGCTGTTCACCGAGCAGTTCGACACCGGGCGGGCCGCCGACGTGGTGACCGTCCTCGGCCCGACCACCCCCCTGTCGGAGCCGGAGCGGCCGGCCCCCGGCACGATCACCGTCGAACGGACACTGGACGGCCTGACCGGGCACCCGCTCGTCACCGACCATGTCATCGGCGACGCGCCCGTGCTGCCCGCGGTCGTCGCGCTCGGCTGGGCCATCGGCGCGGTCGAGCGCGCCCACGGCGCCGAAGTGCGGCAGATCCGCGACTTCGACGTCCACAAGGGCATCGTGCTCGACGCCGGCCGGCCCGACCGCCTCGCCCTGACCATGACCCCGGCGGACGGCACCGTCCAGGTCGCCATCCGCTCCACGGACGGCAAGGGCGCCGTATGCCCGCACTACGCCGCCGTGGCCGTCCCCGGCACCGCACCGGCCACCGCCGCCCCCGTCACCGGGCTGCCGGCGCTCGGCGGCGGACGGGACGCCGAGGGGCTCTACACGGACGGAACCCTCTTCCACGGCCCGGCCCTGCGCGGAGTGCGGCGGATCCTCGCCGAGGACGAAGCGCGGCTGGTCCTCCAGTGCGAACTGGCCGAACTCAGCCCCGAGGGAGGCGCGTTCGGCGGCTCCCGGTTCGCGCCCGGCACCGCCGACCTGCTGCTCCAGGCCGGTCTGGTCTGGGTCCGCCTCTTCAAGGGCACCGCGTCCCTGCCCCTCGGCGCCGCCCGGGTCGACCTGCACCGCGCGCTGCCCGACGGCGAGCCCTTCCTGATCACAGTCGAGCCCGCCGGGGACGGCGGCTCCACCACCACCCTGCTCACCCTCACCGCCTGCGCCCCCGACGGCGAGGTGCTGGCCCGGTTCGACGGCGTCCGCGTGGTCTCGGCCCCGCAGCTGGCGGCCAAGTTCATCAGCGGCTGA